In one Streptomyces marincola genomic region, the following are encoded:
- a CDS encoding NUDIX hydrolase, producing MTETLPPAGIELFEVERVLLAEAAEPPVSTRDAEARDRVWDLAVRANPALFDGPVVACAGLEPGPRVLRLSWVRVTYRHYALRRVPGATALPSLFVNVIQPADDGRVLVARMSPSTATPGRWQLPGGSVEPPQGGALLDESALAGQAARELVEEVGISVASETLRLWVVTRGKHSSVGLTYLAPPLPEATLRATFTAAAAAERAEGREPELDGLALVRSPDELAGLPGPHADYLEPVVRRFSGRS from the coding sequence GTGACCGAGACGCTGCCCCCCGCGGGCATCGAGCTCTTCGAGGTCGAACGGGTCTTGCTGGCCGAAGCCGCGGAGCCGCCGGTGTCGACCCGGGACGCCGAGGCCCGGGACCGGGTGTGGGACTTGGCGGTGCGGGCCAACCCTGCTCTCTTCGACGGGCCCGTGGTGGCATGTGCCGGGCTGGAGCCGGGGCCGCGCGTCCTGCGGCTGTCGTGGGTACGTGTGACGTACCGGCATTACGCTTTGCGTCGCGTTCCCGGTGCCACCGCGCTGCCTTCGTTGTTCGTGAACGTGATTCAGCCGGCTGACGACGGCCGTGTGCTGGTGGCGAGGATGTCGCCCTCCACGGCCACCCCGGGCCGCTGGCAGCTGCCAGGGGGATCGGTGGAGCCTCCCCAGGGCGGGGCGCTGCTGGACGAGTCGGCACTGGCCGGCCAGGCCGCGCGGGAACTCGTCGAGGAGGTGGGGATCAGCGTGGCTTCCGAGACCCTGAGGCTGTGGGTGGTCACCCGTGGCAAGCACAGCAGCGTCGGCCTGACCTACCTGGCGCCGCCCCTTCCCGAGGCAACGCTGCGCGCTACGTTCACCGCTGCTGCGGCAGCGGAGCGCGCCGAGGGCCGTGAACCTGAGCTCGACGGGCTTGCCCTGGTGCGTTCACCGGACGAACTGGCCGGTCTGCCCGGGCCGCACGCCGACTACCTGGAGCCGGTCGTCCGCCGTTTCTCCGGGCGCAGCTGA